In Fusobacterium sp., one genomic interval encodes:
- a CDS encoding sulfatase has protein sequence MNVIYINTHDSGRMMSPYGYDIPTENLKKLAKDSVVFTNAFCAGPTCSPSRAALLTGTFPHQNGMLGLAQRGFSLYNPERHLANFLKDNGYNTCLCGIQHEYGWYLDLEKNGLHNLGYKEIITTDSKPFKKEELHLWDRNNAAEVVKWLDNYNEEKPFLLSFGMHSTHRPYPVEVAEFIDERYVVPPYPITSNEENRHDHAQYMTTAHYADENVKMIVDALKRNNLYKNSIIIFTTDHGLALPFNKCNLTDTGIGVSLIMKVPKADSNGKVVDSLVSQIDVFPTLCELLNLNKPDYLEGKSFAEAFVNNKALLDEYIFAEINFHTSYEPVRCVRTKRYKYIKYYDETWNKVNLSNMDESVPKDFLMNNGLREKVKYREGLFDLYYDPTERNNLVDDIKYKEILENLRKVLLEKQIKTDDPILKGALEIKKGYKVNKVECETASSKNKDDYVSYN, from the coding sequence ATGAATGTTATATATATAAATACACATGACAGTGGAAGAATGATGAGTCCTTATGGATATGATATTCCAACTGAAAATCTAAAAAAACTAGCAAAAGACTCTGTAGTCTTTACAAATGCTTTTTGTGCAGGGCCAACTTGTTCTCCAAGCAGAGCTGCTCTTTTAACAGGAACTTTTCCACATCAAAATGGGATGCTTGGATTAGCTCAAAGAGGATTTTCACTTTACAACCCTGAAAGGCATTTAGCTAACTTTTTAAAAGATAATGGATACAATACTTGCTTATGTGGAATACAGCATGAATATGGGTGGTATCTAGATTTAGAAAAAAATGGACTTCATAATTTAGGATATAAAGAAATAATTACAACTGATTCCAAACCATTTAAAAAAGAAGAACTTCATTTATGGGATAGAAATAATGCTGCTGAAGTGGTGAAATGGCTTGATAACTATAATGAAGAAAAACCATTTTTATTATCTTTTGGGATGCACAGCACTCACAGACCTTATCCAGTAGAAGTAGCTGAGTTTATAGATGAAAGATATGTAGTTCCTCCTTATCCAATTACAAGTAATGAAGAAAACAGACATGATCATGCTCAATATATGACAACAGCTCATTATGCAGATGAAAATGTAAAAATGATAGTAGATGCTTTAAAGAGAAATAACCTTTATAAAAATTCTATTATAATTTTTACTACGGATCATGGACTGGCACTTCCATTTAATAAGTGCAATCTTACAGATACTGGAATAGGAGTTTCATTGATAATGAAAGTTCCCAAAGCAGATTCTAATGGAAAAGTTGTGGATAGTCTGGTTTCACAAATAGATGTATTTCCTACATTGTGTGAACTTCTTAATTTAAATAAACCTGATTATCTGGAAGGAAAGTCTTTTGCTGAAGCTTTTGTCAATAATAAGGCTTTGCTTGATGAATATATATTTGCTGAAATCAATTTTCATACATCATACGAACCTGTGAGATGTGTAAGAACAAAACGTTACAAATATATAAAATATTATGATGAAACTTGGAACAAAGTTAATCTTTCAAATATGGATGAGTCTGTACCTAAAGATTTTCTTATGAATAATGGATTAAGAGAAAAAGTTAAGTATAGAGAAGGGCTTTTTGACCTCTATTATGATCCAACAGAAAGAAATAATCTTGTAGATGATATTAAATATAAAGAAATTTTGGAAAATCTAAGAAAAGTATTACTTGAAAAGCAGATTAAAACTGATGATCCCATTTTAAAAGGAGCACTTGAGATAAAAAAAGGATATAAGGTAAATAAAGTAGAGTGTGAAACTGCTTCAAGTAAAAATAAAGATGATTATGTTTCATATAATTAA
- a CDS encoding DUF3604 domain-containing protein, which produces MNKYKILWSDMHSNLHHESIDKLPLWFEQVKDIFDFWPFAYYPYYMRKDECGLGVEDIYPMDKVQADWEYIRKFTEKVNEEGFPMFIGYEWQGAGKDGDHNVFFLKNDQNPYFPLRYLELEKNFREVDCIAIPHHLAYELGHRGKNWETHNDKFSPFVEIYSSHGSSENDESQFTMDRHIHMGPRTGVTAVEKGWEKGHQFGVIASGDNHSVPGVYGFGYIAVLAEDNTKESIWDAFINKRVYGVSKDRIKVDFLIDDTVMGGSVTPRKDSKLVLNVEASNSIDRIEIIEDNITAEMIPHTSTWEKESLGKIVQFKFKADFGWGPDRRIFPDIKSRNWSGSLSTEGKILSIEKCWSNFGQRLYDVTDSSCKFDLTSYKTTATGKWMGPSAVTTEGFIFEISAPIDSFIILTVDGKEYKFEVKELFESSRLIPLLEEAEELLKENFNFTEYYRTDPWWHNAYKIKLSKAVPVSGYTRRIEKTIDTTNISNVRVRIWQKDGGAAWSSPIFVK; this is translated from the coding sequence ATGAACAAATATAAAATATTATGGAGTGATATGCACAGCAATCTGCATCATGAAAGCATAGATAAGTTGCCTTTATGGTTTGAGCAAGTAAAGGATATTTTTGATTTCTGGCCATTTGCATATTATCCATATTATATGAGAAAAGATGAGTGTGGATTGGGAGTAGAGGATATTTATCCTATGGATAAAGTACAAGCTGATTGGGAATATATAAGAAAATTTACTGAAAAAGTAAATGAAGAAGGGTTTCCTATGTTCATAGGGTATGAATGGCAGGGGGCAGGAAAAGATGGAGATCATAATGTTTTCTTTTTGAAAAATGATCAAAATCCATATTTTCCTCTTAGATATTTAGAGCTTGAAAAAAACTTTAGAGAGGTTGATTGTATAGCTATTCCTCATCACTTGGCTTATGAGCTTGGTCATAGAGGAAAAAACTGGGAGACACATAATGATAAGTTTTCACCATTTGTAGAAATTTATTCATCACATGGTTCTAGTGAAAATGATGAAAGTCAATTTACAATGGACAGACATATTCACATGGGCCCTAGAACAGGAGTAACAGCTGTAGAAAAAGGATGGGAGAAAGGACATCAATTTGGAGTTATAGCTTCAGGTGATAATCATTCTGTTCCTGGAGTTTATGGATTTGGATATATTGCTGTGTTGGCTGAGGATAATACAAAGGAAAGTATCTGGGATGCCTTTATAAATAAAAGAGTCTATGGAGTAAGCAAAGATAGAATAAAAGTAGATTTTTTAATAGATGATACGGTTATGGGGGGAAGTGTAACTCCAAGAAAAGACTCTAAGCTTGTACTGAATGTAGAAGCTTCAAATTCAATAGACAGAATAGAAATCATAGAAGACAATATAACAGCTGAAATGATTCCTCATACTTCAACATGGGAAAAAGAATCTCTTGGTAAAATTGTTCAATTTAAATTTAAAGCAGATTTTGGATGGGGTCCAGATAGAAGAATATTTCCTGATATAAAATCAAGAAACTGGAGTGGTTCACTTTCAACAGAAGGGAAAATTTTATCTATTGAAAAATGTTGGAGTAATTTTGGTCAACGTCTATATGATGTGACAGACAGCAGTTGTAAATTTGATTTGACTTCATATAAAACAACAGCTACAGGAAAATGGATGGGACCCAGTGCAGTAACTACAGAAGGATTTATATTTGAAATATCAGCTCCTATTGATAGTTTTATTATTCTTACAGTTGATGGAAAAGAATATAAGTTTGAAGTAAAAGAATTATTTGAATCTTCTAGATTGATACCATTACTAGAAGAAGCAGAAGAACTTTTAAAGGAAAACTTTAACTTTACAGAGTACTACAGAACTGATCCTTGGTGGCATAATGCCTACAAAATAAAACTTTCCAAAGCTGTTCCTGTTTCAGGATACACAAGAAGAATAGAAAAAACTATAGATACTACCAACATTTCAAATGTTAGAGTAAGAATATGGCAGAAAGATGGTGGAGCTGCATGGAGTTCACCTATATTTGTAAAATAA
- a CDS encoding putative N-acetylmannosamine-6-phosphate 2-epimerase yields MNDKNKKIIEDIKNGLILSCQVKKTDPLYLPEIIEKLVACGEWGDACGYRIDTPENIARIRKITNKPIIGLWKINIDTEDVFITPSMKEVDEIVKAGADIVAVDATNRINSYGRKAYELISEIKEKYPDLLILADIRNAEEAREALKMGAHMVAPTLYRFNDNPKSTDSPDFEELARITEFCEGLGLVIMEGKIASPEEAVQSLYLGAHAVVIGSAITRPHLATLRFTSVMNKYKRKIPLKY; encoded by the coding sequence ATGAATGATAAGAATAAAAAAATAATAGAAGATATAAAAAATGGTTTGATATTATCATGCCAAGTAAAAAAAACAGATCCTCTTTATCTTCCAGAGATAATAGAAAAACTAGTGGCATGTGGTGAATGGGGAGATGCCTGTGGATATAGAATAGATACCCCTGAAAACATAGCTAGAATAAGAAAAATTACTAATAAACCTATAATAGGTCTGTGGAAGATAAATATTGATACAGAAGATGTTTTTATTACTCCAAGTATGAAAGAGGTTGATGAAATAGTAAAAGCTGGAGCTGATATTGTAGCAGTTGATGCTACAAATAGAATAAATAGTTATGGCAGAAAAGCTTATGAACTTATTTCAGAGATAAAAGAAAAATATCCAGATTTATTAATACTTGCTGATATAAGAAATGCTGAAGAAGCAAGAGAGGCTTTAAAAATGGGAGCACATATGGTTGCTCCAACATTATATAGATTTAATGATAATCCAAAATCTACAGACTCTCCAGACTTTGAAGAATTGGCAAGAATTACAGAATTTTGTGAAGGATTAGGACTTGTAATTATGGAAGGAAAAATAGCTTCTCCTGAAGAGGCTGTTCAAAGTCTTTATCTTGGAGCTCATGCTGTTGTAATTGGAAGTGCAATCACAAGACCTCATCTGGCAACATTGAGATTTACAAGTGTTATGAATAAATATAAAAGGAAAATTCCATTAAAATATTAG
- a CDS encoding PTS transporter subunit EIIC, producing the protein MEGKVSLKDNIFGLGQQLGKAIMMPISILPVAGLLLGISAALSSGAVIKAYSVLDNAVLQGLLKLMNAVGNGVFAALPLIFAVGIAAGLAKNEKGSAGLSAVVGYFVLLTGTGAFMSIFGKEAPAGADIRLYGQAVQFGIKTLNMNVFGGVLAGIVTGIVHNKYYKTKLPDVLAFFGGSRFVPIVNTVVFMFISLIMVFVWPAIAAMIAYFGVLTQGLGIFGAFMYGLVLRGFYVLGLHHVFYLPFWTTAAGGTLEVGGKVIEGWQSIFLAQLADHDTVHYFSNIALYNSGRYFHMIFTMPAICLAMYTAIPKGPKRKATFGFLLSIGLTSFLTGVTEPISFALLFASPLLFVAEAVSFAISFVIAAIAKITIGSTFSAGLVEFLLFGVFQGNSKTNYIWILILGIPIFIVNYLLFKFLIEKLNAKTPGREDDEEQEKGLKGKYTSGEAKTIIEALGGMGNISDIDNCATRLRVTVKKLDVVNIDLLKQTGAHNVVTRGKNLQIIYGPTVNLIRTEIDEYVATL; encoded by the coding sequence ATGGAAGGGAAAGTTAGTTTAAAAGACAATATTTTTGGCTTAGGGCAGCAATTAGGTAAAGCTATTATGATGCCTATTTCAATTTTACCAGTAGCAGGACTTTTACTTGGTATTTCTGCTGCATTATCATCAGGAGCAGTAATAAAAGCTTATTCTGTTTTAGATAATGCTGTTTTACAGGGATTACTTAAATTAATGAATGCTGTAGGAAATGGAGTTTTTGCTGCATTGCCATTAATTTTTGCTGTTGGTATAGCTGCTGGATTAGCAAAAAATGAAAAGGGGTCTGCTGGTCTTTCAGCAGTTGTTGGTTATTTTGTTCTTTTAACAGGAACAGGGGCATTTATGAGTATTTTTGGAAAAGAAGCTCCTGCTGGTGCAGATATACGTCTTTATGGACAAGCTGTACAGTTTGGAATAAAAACTCTTAATATGAATGTTTTTGGAGGAGTTTTAGCTGGTATTGTAACTGGAATTGTCCATAACAAGTACTATAAAACTAAACTTCCTGATGTATTAGCTTTCTTTGGAGGATCAAGATTTGTTCCAATAGTTAATACAGTTGTATTTATGTTTATATCTTTAATCATGGTTTTTGTTTGGCCAGCAATAGCAGCTATGATTGCTTATTTTGGAGTTCTTACTCAAGGATTAGGAATATTTGGAGCATTTATGTATGGACTTGTTCTTAGAGGATTCTATGTTTTAGGTCTTCATCATGTATTCTATCTTCCATTCTGGACTACAGCTGCTGGAGGAACTCTAGAAGTTGGAGGAAAGGTTATTGAAGGATGGCAGAGTATATTTCTTGCACAACTAGCTGATCACGATACAGTTCATTATTTTTCAAATATAGCTTTATATAATAGTGGAAGATACTTCCATATGATATTTACAATGCCTGCTATATGTTTAGCTATGTATACTGCTATTCCAAAAGGACCAAAAAGAAAGGCAACATTTGGATTTTTACTTTCAATAGGACTTACAAGTTTTTTAACTGGGGTTACTGAACCAATATCATTTGCTTTATTATTTGCTTCACCTTTACTTTTTGTGGCAGAAGCAGTTTCTTTTGCAATATCTTTTGTTATTGCAGCAATAGCTAAAATTACAATAGGGTCTACTTTCTCAGCTGGATTAGTTGAATTTTTATTATTTGGAGTATTCCAAGGAAATTCTAAAACTAATTATATCTGGATACTTATTCTTGGAATCCCAATATTTATAGTAAATTATCTGTTATTTAAATTCTTAATAGAAAAATTAAACGCTAAAACACCTGGAAGAGAAGATGATGAAGAACAAGAAAAAGGACTGAAAGGAAAATATACTTCTGGAGAAGCTAAAACAATAATAGAAGCTTTGGGAGGAATGGGAAATATTTCTGACATTGATAATTGTGCAACAAGATTAAGAGTTACAGTAAAAAAATTAGATGTTGTAAATATTGATTTATTAAAACAAACAGGGGCACATAATGTTGTTACTAGAGGAAAAAATCTTCAAATAATTTATGGGCCAACAGTAAATCTTATCAGAACAGAAATTGATGAATATGTTGCTACATTGTAA
- a CDS encoding GntR family transcriptional regulator: MEDKKVSKYQLIESYIVEGIQSNHYKVNDILPTEAELSEKFNCSRVTVRQALSNLAYKGIIYRIQGKGSFVSKENTLKRSPLLKSFTEDILDMGKKPWSIVETFHIAKVGEHIGRIMGLKPTEKIYYIERIRFADNDPILFEKTYMEISKHPEMSVKILEGSKYEYAKKHGMEISISYQNITPIFPPESIAEKLKISSKTPILKLSNVTYLSNGELFDYNELYMNTELYQLNIVKKVEK; this comes from the coding sequence ATGGAAGATAAAAAAGTTTCAAAATATCAATTGATTGAGAGTTATATAGTTGAAGGAATACAAAGTAACCATTATAAGGTTAATGATATTCTTCCTACAGAAGCAGAACTATCTGAAAAGTTTAACTGCTCCAGAGTTACAGTTCGTCAGGCATTAAGTAATCTGGCATATAAAGGTATCATATACAGAATACAGGGAAAAGGATCTTTTGTATCAAAAGAAAATACTTTAAAGCGTTCTCCCCTTCTTAAAAGTTTTACTGAAGATATTCTTGATATGGGGAAAAAACCATGGTCAATAGTAGAAACTTTTCATATTGCAAAAGTTGGAGAACATATTGGAAGAATAATGGGATTAAAACCTACTGAAAAAATTTATTATATTGAAAGAATTAGATTTGCTGATAATGACCCTATTCTCTTTGAAAAGACATATATGGAAATATCTAAACACCCTGAGATGTCTGTGAAAATATTGGAAGGTTCTAAATATGAATATGCAAAAAAACATGGAATGGAAATTTCTATTTCATATCAAAATATAACTCCTATATTTCCTCCTGAGAGTATAGCTGAAAAGTTAAAAATTTCTTCTAAAACACCTATTCTAAAATTATCAAATGTTACCTATTTATCAAATGGAGAACTTTTTGATTACAATGAATTATATATGAATACAGAGTTATATCAACTGAATATAGTAAAGAAAGTTGAAAAATAA
- a CDS encoding LysR family transcriptional regulator: MELRVLRYFVAVAREESITRAAELLHVTQPTLSRQLMELEEELGKKLFIRGSRKLTLTDEGALLRKRAEEIIELVEKTETEIITSDEVINGDIYIGGGETDAMRIIAQTAKKLQEEYPHIRYHIFSGNAEDVTQRLDKGLLDFGILIEPADIKKYEYIKLPATDIWGLLMRKDSSLASYNTIKPENLWNIPLLCSRQSMVGKEISKWIGLDYNKLNIVTTYNLVYNASLMVEEGIGYALSLDKLVNTTGNSVLCFKPLEPKLEVGLNIVWKKSQIFSKAAKKFLERLEMEI; this comes from the coding sequence ATGGAATTAAGAGTTTTACGTTATTTTGTTGCTGTGGCTAGAGAAGAAAGTATAACAAGAGCAGCAGAGCTTTTACATGTAACACAACCTACTCTTTCAAGACAACTTATGGAATTAGAAGAAGAATTAGGAAAAAAATTATTTATTCGAGGAAGCAGAAAACTTACTTTGACAGACGAAGGAGCTCTTCTAAGAAAAAGAGCAGAAGAAATAATTGAGCTAGTAGAAAAAACAGAAACAGAAATTATAACTTCTGATGAAGTCATAAATGGGGACATTTATATAGGTGGAGGAGAAACAGATGCCATGAGAATAATTGCTCAAACAGCAAAAAAGTTGCAAGAGGAATATCCTCATATAAGATATCATATATTTAGTGGAAATGCAGAGGATGTTACACAACGATTGGATAAAGGGTTATTGGATTTTGGAATATTAATAGAGCCAGCTGATATAAAAAAATATGAATATATTAAACTCCCTGCAACAGATATATGGGGATTATTAATGAGAAAGGATAGTTCATTAGCGTCATATAATACAATAAAACCAGAAAATTTGTGGAATATTCCACTTTTATGTTCTAGGCAATCAATGGTTGGAAAAGAAATTTCAAAATGGATAGGTTTAGATTATAATAAGCTGAATATTGTAACAACATACAATTTAGTTTATAATGCTTCTCTTATGGTAGAAGAAGGTATTGGGTATGCATTGAGCCTTGATAAATTAGTAAATACTACTGGAAATAGTGTTTTATGTTTTAAACCATTAGAACCTAAATTAGAGGTTGGATTAAATATTGTATGGAAAAAATCTCAAATATTTTCTAAAGCAGCTAAAAAATTTTTAGAAAGATTAGAGATGGAAATATAA
- a CDS encoding TonB-dependent receptor — protein sequence MNLKKLALHSLLISTTIFASSNSENVEGINLGNTVIYSSTGFETTVRDVASNPTIVVSETIEEKHYPSIEDALKDVPAVNVQYQMGMPVIDMRGQGMAKAMTNVQLLVDGIRANASDTSHVGTPVNTISISQIERIEIIPGGGAVLYGSGTSGGVINVITKKQTGPRATAGYSYGNYRGNTYEVSAGHTIGKLDIDLAYTRNEIKGYRKYNEEDSNHFNTKLRYDISDDHSIIFRYSKYDSESEIPNSLTKSQIESDRKQSGKSSGDIDKWDRDKDEFSLEYAGKISDNMELNLIGYFQDTDMHYKMVTAKSGMNMKAAFDDEKKGATAKLKYKYGNDSNIIFGLEYLDNELHRKQNMYMEKMGTKIPMTNIDLKATKESISGFVLNTYKYQDFEFIQGFRYEKADYDMKRKSSGKKVDLGGSTKDADNFAVELAVNYLYSDTGNVYLKYERGFTSPAPALITNRYSTSHPDPSKAGLYYFNDLDSETYNTFELGFRDTFGISELNGAIFYTLTNDEIRSSGHASNTQHSIENINLDKTERYGFELAAKQDVGKFTFTESYNYVHAKVKKADDNGEKLDGKRIAYVPNHKLSLGVLYSFNERFNIGGDVVYKSATYLTNNNEGGKKNAHAVANIRANFKATESLNLYAGVNNVFDKKYYDYVSYSSSTNEFLYDPAYERNYYVGFKFQF from the coding sequence ATGAATTTAAAAAAATTAGCTTTACACTCATTATTAATTTCAACTACAATTTTTGCTAGTTCAAATTCTGAAAATGTAGAAGGAATAAATCTAGGCAATACAGTTATTTATTCTAGTACAGGTTTTGAAACTACTGTAAGGGATGTAGCAAGTAATCCCACTATTGTTGTAAGTGAAACAATTGAAGAAAAACATTATCCTTCAATTGAAGACGCTTTAAAAGATGTTCCAGCTGTTAATGTACAGTATCAAATGGGAATGCCTGTAATTGATATGAGAGGGCAAGGAATGGCAAAAGCTATGACTAATGTCCAACTTCTTGTTGATGGTATTCGTGCCAATGCTTCTGATACTTCTCATGTTGGTACTCCTGTAAATACAATATCTATCAGCCAGATAGAGAGAATAGAAATAATTCCTGGAGGAGGAGCAGTCCTCTATGGAAGTGGTACTTCTGGTGGAGTAATAAATGTCATTACTAAAAAGCAAACTGGTCCTAGAGCTACTGCTGGATACAGTTATGGAAACTACAGAGGAAATACCTATGAAGTATCTGCTGGACATACAATTGGAAAACTTGATATAGATTTAGCCTATACAAGAAATGAAATAAAAGGATACAGAAAATATAATGAAGAAGATTCGAATCATTTTAATACTAAATTGAGATATGATATATCTGATGACCATAGCATTATTTTTAGATATTCAAAATATGATAGTGAATCTGAAATTCCTAATTCATTGACTAAGTCTCAAATAGAAAGTGATAGAAAACAAAGTGGAAAAAGTTCTGGTGATATTGATAAATGGGATAGAGATAAAGATGAATTTTCATTAGAATATGCTGGAAAAATAAGTGATAATATGGAATTAAATTTAATAGGTTATTTCCAGGATACTGATATGCACTATAAAATGGTTACTGCTAAAAGTGGTATGAATATGAAAGCTGCTTTTGATGATGAGAAAAAAGGTGCAACAGCAAAATTAAAATACAAGTATGGAAATGACAGCAATATTATTTTTGGTTTAGAATATTTGGATAATGAACTGCACAGAAAACAGAATATGTATATGGAAAAAATGGGTACTAAAATACCAATGACTAACATTGATTTAAAAGCTACTAAAGAATCTATTAGTGGTTTTGTGTTAAATACATATAAATATCAGGATTTTGAATTTATTCAAGGATTTAGATATGAAAAAGCTGATTATGATATGAAAAGAAAAAGTTCTGGAAAGAAAGTAGATCTTGGTGGAAGTACAAAAGATGCAGATAATTTTGCTGTTGAATTAGCAGTAAATTATCTTTATTCTGATACTGGTAATGTTTATTTAAAGTATGAAAGAGGATTCACATCTCCTGCTCCTGCTTTAATCACTAACAGATATTCTACTTCACATCCAGATCCAAGTAAAGCTGGTCTATATTATTTCAATGATCTTGATTCTGAAACTTATAACACTTTTGAGTTAGGATTTAGGGATACATTTGGAATTTCAGAATTAAATGGAGCTATTTTTTATACTTTGACAAATGATGAAATTAGAAGTTCAGGTCATGCATCTAATACTCAACATTCAATAGAAAATATAAATTTAGATAAAACAGAAAGATATGGCTTTGAACTTGCAGCTAAACAAGATGTAGGTAAATTTACTTTTACTGAAAGCTATAATTATGTACATGCTAAAGTAAAAAAAGCTGATGATAATGGAGAAAAATTAGATGGAAAAAGAATAGCTTATGTTCCTAATCATAAATTATCTTTAGGTGTATTATATTCATTTAATGAAAGATTTAATATTGGTGGAGATGTTGTTTATAAAAGTGCAACTTATCTTACAAACAATAATGAAGGTGGAAAGAAAAATGCACATGCTGTAGCTAATATCAGAGCTAACTTTAAAGCTACTGAAAGTCTTAATTTATATGCTGGAGTAAACAATGTATTTGATAAAAAATACTATGATTATGTTTCATATAGTTCTTCTACTAATGAATTTTTATATGACCCTGCATATGAGAGAAATTATTATGTAGGATTTAAATTCCAGTTTTAA
- a CDS encoding APC family permease, which translates to MEEKGLKKELGLFHAVSIVGGIMIGSGIFYVSTFVLQRSGMSPGFAILAWLIAGLMSLMAALCYAELGTSIPKSGGTYTYISEAFSPAAGFAMGLTDFFISQSGSISALAVGFATYFSTIVGLTDTQIKIMAIVMILVLSGINMLGIKEGGNVQGIFMVAKLVPIALIIVLGLVMGDVNNPMTMVPGEGKSVVTAFALSIVAALWAFDGWSSVYIVSEELKNPKKDLPKAVTIGVIGVTLIYILFNLALLKTLPAVDIAANDAPAALAATNLIGKSGGLLVAIGALLAIFGSCNGCILAYPREYYAMARDKRFFSVFAKINPKTGTPINAQIATAVVSSVLILFGTFEQLTALVAFCAWIFYTMGVSSVFVLRKKYPNLPRPYKVIGYPFLPIITIVLSLVVLIATLYEDPKNSVIGVVIPIIGVVIYYLFFKKNETGKSVFDEIDE; encoded by the coding sequence ATGGAAGAAAAAGGATTGAAAAAAGAACTGGGATTATTTCACGCAGTTTCAATAGTTGGTGGAATAATGATAGGTTCAGGAATATTTTATGTCAGTACTTTTGTTTTGCAAAGATCAGGAATGTCACCAGGATTTGCTATTTTAGCATGGTTGATAGCAGGATTGATGTCTTTGATGGCTGCTTTATGTTATGCTGAACTAGGAACATCTATTCCTAAATCAGGAGGAACATATACATATATATCAGAAGCATTCAGTCCAGCAGCTGGTTTTGCAATGGGACTTACAGATTTCTTTATATCACAATCAGGTTCAATCAGTGCTCTGGCAGTAGGTTTTGCCACATATTTCAGCACTATAGTAGGACTTACAGATACCCAGATAAAAATAATGGCAATTGTTATGATACTCGTACTTTCAGGAATTAATATGCTGGGAATAAAAGAAGGTGGAAATGTGCAGGGAATTTTTATGGTAGCGAAGCTTGTACCTATTGCATTAATAATAGTTCTTGGACTTGTAATGGGAGATGTTAATAATCCTATGACAATGGTACCAGGAGAAGGGAAAAGTGTAGTCACAGCTTTTGCTCTTTCAATAGTTGCTGCCCTCTGGGCATTTGATGGGTGGAGTTCTGTATACATAGTATCAGAAGAATTGAAAAATCCCAAGAAGGATCTTCCAAAAGCAGTAACAATAGGAGTAATAGGGGTGACTTTAATATATATACTATTTAATCTTGCTCTTTTAAAGACACTTCCTGCTGTAGATATTGCAGCTAATGATGCACCAGCAGCATTGGCAGCTACAAATTTAATTGGAAAATCAGGAGGACTTCTTGTGGCAATAGGAGCTCTTTTAGCAATATTTGGTTCATGTAACGGATGCATACTGGCATATCCTAGAGAGTATTATGCAATGGCTAGAGATAAGAGATTCTTTTCAGTGTTTGCTAAAATCAATCCTAAAACAGGAACACCTATCAATGCTCAAATAGCAACAGCAGTGGTTTCAAGTGTATTGATTTTATTTGGTACTTTTGAACAGCTGACAGCTCTTGTTGCGTTTTGTGCTTGGATATTCTATACAATGGGAGTTTCATCAGTATTTGTTTTGAGAAAAAAATATCCTAATCTTCCACGACCATATAAAGTAATAGGATATCCATTCTTGCCAATAATAACAATAGTTTTATCACTTGTTGTATTGATAGCTACTTTATATGAAGATCCTAAAAATTCTGTGATAGGTGTAGTGATCCCTATTATTGGTGTGGTCATATACTATCTATTCTTTAAAAAGAATGAAACAGGAAAATCAGTATTTGATGAAATTGATGAGTAA